The following are encoded together in the Nitrospinota bacterium genome:
- a CDS encoding polysaccharide deacetylase family protein: MSRLPFHLSIDFEDFTHDYKRKHGLAHPEMNVDSLWISYEKIKSVINDLGIKNGVTFFTTGILADLAPDLVKQVSDDGHEVGCHYYYHDLVYRDPIESIAKNLDRAIESLTKASGQTIRGFRAPEFSIRETDKGIYKEIAKRFEYDSSFVPYDQQSAETVKDYFLSIDANLKEFPVYAKKSFGGRMNYRSGGTYLKFFPVEMTVATMKEAHSKGFVPMVYIHPYELLSDSEFWVPWGELDTLPPFKRLKPYARQIQWLKVQNKTVFPKLRSICKQFEHQGPMRNLLS, translated from the coding sequence ATGAGTCGCCTGCCATTTCATTTGTCGATTGATTTTGAAGATTTCACCCATGACTATAAACGCAAGCATGGGCTGGCCCATCCAGAGATGAATGTCGATTCGCTTTGGATCAGTTATGAAAAAATAAAATCAGTCATCAATGATTTGGGAATTAAGAATGGGGTGACTTTTTTTACCACTGGCATTCTGGCGGATCTCGCGCCCGATCTCGTCAAGCAGGTCAGTGATGACGGCCATGAGGTGGGTTGCCATTATTATTATCATGACCTGGTGTACCGAGACCCGATAGAGTCTATTGCCAAAAATCTGGATCGCGCCATCGAGTCTTTGACCAAGGCCAGCGGCCAGACGATTAGAGGGTTTCGAGCGCCGGAATTTTCCATTCGGGAAACGGACAAGGGCATCTATAAAGAAATCGCCAAACGCTTCGAATACGATTCCAGCTTTGTCCCTTATGACCAGCAAAGCGCTGAAACGGTCAAGGACTATTTTCTTTCCATCGATGCAAATTTAAAAGAATTTCCGGTCTATGCGAAAAAATCGTTTGGCGGGAGGATGAATTACCGTTCGGGCGGAACCTATCTAAAATTCTTTCCCGTAGAAATGACGGTTGCCACCATGAAAGAAGCGCATTCCAAGGGGTTCGTGCCGATGGTGTATATTCATCCGTATGAACTCCTCTCCGATTCCGAGTTCTGGGTTCCCTGGGGGGAGTTGGATACCCTGCCACCGTTCAAACGGCTGAAACCCTATGCGCGGCAGATTCAATGGTTGAAGGTGCAGAACAAAACGGTGTTTCCCAAATTAAGATCCATCTGCAAGCAATTCGAGCACCAGGGTCCCATGCGGAATTTGTTGTCATAA